In the Desulfosporosinus acidiphilus SJ4 genome, TAAAGGAACGAATGAAGAAAAAATGGCCCAAGGCTAAGTATTTGGCTTATTTTCAGGCCTTTACCAATACTTATGCCCCGGTTGAACGTTTGCGAGAAGTTTACGAAGCCTCGCTTTTAGAAGAGGGAGTGGTTGGATTATCCATTTCCACAAGACCGGATTGCCTTCCTGAGGAGGTATTAGATTACTTAGAAGAGCTGAATCGGAGGACCTATTTGTGGGTTGAATTAGGGCTGCAAAGTATTCATGATCGTTCCTTGGAAAGGATTGCACGTGGACATGATTATGCCCAATTCCTGCGTGGGCTTGACCAATTGCAAGCAAGAGGGATTCGAGTTTGTGCCCATATTATTCTGGGCCTGCCCGGTGAGTCGCGGGAGGAAATGATTGAAACCGCCTTGGCGGCAGCTCATTTGCCTCTACAAGGGCTAAAGATTCATTTGCTGCATGTGTTAAAGGGAACGCCTCTAGCAAGTTTTTATCGAAATCATCCCTTTGAACTGATGACGAAAGAAGATTATGTTTCTCTTGTGGTTGATATGTTAGAAATCTTGCCTCCTGAGATGATAATTCATCGCCTAACTGGAGACGGGCCTCCTGATGATTTAATTGGGCCACTCTGGAGTCGAAAAAAATGGGAGGTACTCAATGCCATCGATGCAGAGTTAATTCGGCGCGATACTTGGCAGGGGAAAAGGTTTCAAAAACAAAAGGTAATCCCGAGGGATTACCTAGCAGCAGAGGAAAGAAGAGATACAGTCTAAGGACAACTCAAGGCCTATGAGCTGTTCTCAGAAATTTTACAGGCAGTATTTGACTCAGTGAGGTTTCTTTTGCTTTATTGTCTTTTAAAGGCGGTTTATAGCTGGGAGCTAAGTCCAAGTAACGCTGCACATCTGAATTCGTTTTAAGGATCCGCTGAAGAATTTCTTCATTGTTAAGGCGTTCATTCATGGTACAGATGCTCCTCTCATAATTTTCTAACGTTATTTACATAAGTTTTGGGCGTTTCTAGGGGGTTTCATATTGGACAAGTTTGTCTTCCCAAGTTTTCAAAAGGGCTTGGTTCTCCTTGAGAGAGACAAGATATTGAGGCAGGATAGGGGTTTTGCCTCCTCCGTTCGGGGCATTGATGATATAGGTTGGCACGGCAAGGCCTGAAGTATACCCTCGTAAATGCTTCATGACCTCAAGGCCCTCTTTTATACTAGGCACAAAATGACGCGTTCCTTTGACATTCTTAGCATGAAAAATATAGTAAGGTCGAATTCGGATTTTCAAGAGTTCTTGATTCAGTTTTTTCATGATTTCCGGCTGATGATTGATACCTTTGAGCAAAACAGCCTGATTTCCCAAGACCACACCGGAGGCAATCAGTTTATCAGCAGCCTTCTTAGCATCTTCGGTGATTTCCTGAGGATGATTAAACTGCGTGTTGATATAGATGGGAGGATACTTTGCTAAGATAGAACATAAATGGTCGTTGATACGCATGGGTAAGGTCACAGGGACTCGAGTACCCAGGCGTTTGATCTCCACATGAGGGATAGAATGAAGTTCGCTAAGAAGCCAGTCCAGAGTATGATCATTTAAAAGTAAGGCGTCCCCTCCGGTCACTAAGACATCTCGGATTTCCGGGTTGGCTCGAATATAATCAAGAGCGGTTTTTAAGTCCGTCATCTTAGCGTGTAAGTCTGTTTCACCTATATTTCGACGCCGTTGGCAATGGCGGCAATACATGGCACACATGTTAGTGACATTAATAATTAAACGGTCCGGATATCTCCGGGTAATACAAGGTGCAGGATTGGTAAGAGCTTCGCCCATAGGATCTTCCTCTCCGAAATCGTCGCTGAGTTCCGCAAGGGAAGGTAATCCCTGGAGACGAATAGGATCGGAAGGTTCAGTAATATCCATAAGACTAAGATAGTAAGGAGATATAGCCCAACGGAAGCTCCTTCCTATATGTTCAACTTCTGCACATTGTTCAGCAGATAATTGAGGGAATAAGGCTTTTAAATCGTTTGCACTTTGAACACGATGCTTTAGCTGCCAGTGCCAATCCTCCCAATCCTGAAGCGTGGCATTAAAATAGTTTAAGATGTGTTCACGACGTTTTTGGATCAGCGCAGCATTCAAAAAACCTGTGGGGATCGTGAGGCACTTTTCGAGATAAGGCACGATCTTTTGTTTGAGTTCAGATGCTCGCCGCAATGAAAACTGTCGGTTAGTATCCAATTCTCCATAGAGTTGTACTGCCATCAAGATTCCCTCCCTGTAGTTTATTTGGCAGAAATTAAAGCGTGCCTAACTAACAACTCAATAGTATCATTTAAGTTGTTAGTAGTCAAGAGCATGATGCCTACTGAAGTTGGCTATGTTATAATAGATTATATAGATTAAGGGGTTGAAAGAATTTGGAACAAGCTCGTTATCAGGAGATAGCAATGGACATAGCTCACGCTATTATGATGGGAGAATATCACGAAGGAGAAAAAATTCATGGCCGCTCTACGCTGGCAGGTCGTTATAACGTTTCTCCGGAAACTGTCCGCAGAGCCATTGCTATTTTGCAAAATGTCGGTGTTGTCATTGTCAATCAAGGGGTAGGTATCACGGTAACGTCCAAAGCGATGGCGGAAAAATTTGTTAAATCCTTCAATCAAAAAGGAGAAATTCAAATCTTTCTCGAAGATCTTAAGAAATTGATGGATCAGAGGCGGGAAAATGATTTAAAAATAGAAAGTCACCTTAATAAACTGCAAGGTTATGTAGACCGGATTATGTCTCGTTGGTTGGATGTAGGTGAAATCGAAGTTGGTAAGAATTCTCCGGCTGTAGGAAAAACCTTGCGTGAGTTAAGGATACGCGAACGCACGGGGACTACAGTTATTGCGGTGGTGCGGGATGGATCGGAGCAATTTTCTCCTGAGGCCAGTTTTGTCTTGCGCGGTGAGGATGTCTTATTGGCGGCTGGATCAGCCGAAGGGCAAATGAGATTACAACAGCTAATTTTGTGATATGGAGTAGAAACATGTTTCCTGGTGTGGATATTATTGAAATCGAACGAGTGGCGGCTGCTTTGGCAAGGCAGCCTGGGTTAGCGGAACGGCTTTTTACAAGGCGGGAGCTGGAAAGCCTAAGCGGCAGGGGAATGCAAAGCTATGCGGCACGGTTTGCTGCCAAAGAGGCAGTTCTTAAAGCGATGGGAACGGGGCTGCGCGGCATGTCCTGGCATGATGTGGAAATCATCACAAGTCAAAGCGGAGAACCTCTTGTCCTTCTTAGTTCCCAAGCTGAGATTCAGTTGAAAGAAAGAGGGGGCTCGCAAGTTCGTGTGAGCTTATCCCATAACCAGACACAGGCCATAGCTTTTGCGATTTTAAGTTAGCCGAATGGTATAGCGGGGTGGGAAACGTGCGTGTAGTAAACGTTGAACAAATGCGTAAGATCGAAGAACGAGCTATTCGGGACTATGGTATACCAAGTTTGCTCTTGATGGAGAATGCGGCTTGGGCTGTAGTTGAGGAAGTTCGCCGCTGCCTTGCGCCGAATGAAGGAAATTTATCTGGGCTAAGAGCTGTCATTCTGGCGGGCAAGGGCAATAACGGCGGGGATGGTTTGGCGGCAGCTCGTCATTTAGTGCTGCTGGGAATGGATGTATCGGTTTTATTGTTTGCCAAGGCAGAGGAACTTAAAGGAGATGCCGCCCTGAATTGCCGGCTTTTCCAAGGAACATCGGGGAAGCTCTTTGCTATAGAGGGAGAAAAGCAACGGCTCATAGCACGTTATGCCTTGGCTCAAGCCGATGTTATTATAGATGCTCTTTATGGCATTGGGATGAGAGGAACTTTACCGAGTTTGATTGAAGACTATGTCAATGAGGTAAACAATGCTTCTGCCTGTGTCATAGCTGTTGATATTCCCAGTGGAGTAGAAGCCGATACCGGCAATGTTTATCGTACGGCAATCCGTGCTCAAACAACGGTAACTTTCGGCCTTCCTAAATGGGGCCTTTTTTTAGGAGAAGGCCCCGCTTATTGCGGACGGGTCTCTGTTGACCCGATTTCGATTCCCAAAGCATTTCTGGAAGACCCAGGCATCTCTACATATGTTTTGACAGATGATAGAATAAGAGAAATGCTTCCGGTCCGTGAATTAAAAGGACACAAGGGGACTCATGGCAAAGGAGTTCTCATTGCCGGATCAAAAGGAATGAGCGGAGCTGCGGTTCTGGCCGGACGGGGAGCTTTGCGCAGCGGAATCGGATTACTGCAAATAGTTACACCTCTAGGAATTGCGCAGGATGTGGATGCCGGTCTCACCGAAGCAACGGTTTGGGCTGCCCCTGGAGTGGATTATCTAAACGAAGAATCTTGGCCGGTCATCTTAAAGCAAGCGGAAAAAGCACAGGCTATAGCCATCGGGCCTGGTCTTGCTCAAAATTTTGAATTCGCGGTTGTTCTCGAGGAAGTATTAAGAACGATGAACTGCCCCATTATTTTGGATGCCGATGCCTTGAATTTATTATCCGAAGACCCCAGTTTGTTTGAGGCCAGAAACGGACGGGGACCGCTGCTGCTGACCCCGCATCCCGGAGAGATGGCTAGACTTTGCCAATGCACTGTTTTTGACGTCGAGCGAAACCGCTTGGATTTAGCTCTGACCAAAGCTGCAGAGTGGGAAGCGGTTGTGGTACTTAAAGGTTCAGTGACAATTGTTGCTTCACCGGATGGGCGGGCCTTTTTTAATCCCACCGGAAATCCCGGACTTGGGACGGGAGGTACGGGGGATGTTCTGACCGGGAGCATTCTGGCTTGGCTGGCTCAAGGGGTATCACCTCTGGAAGCGGCTTGCTTAGGGGTTTATCTGCACGGAAAATCCGCGGATGATCTTGCCAAAAATCATGGTTGGTCAGGTTTTTTGGCTTCTGAGGTAGCGGATCAGCTGCCGAAAGTGCGGCACTCTTTAGAATTGAAGATGTCCTAAGAGAGAAAAGGGAGGAGAACTATGGTGCGACAGGCTTGGGCTGAAGTTAATTTGCAAGCTTTAAAAGACAATTATTACAAGCTTCAGGCGTATACACAAAGTGAAATGATGCCCATTGTCAAGGCGGATGCTTATGGGCATGGTATTATCCCGGTGGTTAAGACCCTGATGAACTGTGGGGCAAAGCGCTTTGGTGTGGCACTTTTACAAGAGGCTTTAGAATTAAAGGCGGCATTTCCAAAGCTGGACATCATGGTTATTGGTGCCCCGGAAATTGATCAGTGGGATACCTATGTTAAAGAGGATATAATACCGGCAATTTTTAATTTTTCTCAGGCACGTGCTCTTTCAGAAGCGGCTGTTAAACTTGGCCGAAGAGCGAGGCTGCACTTGAAGATTGATACAGGAATGAGCCGCATAGGCTTCCGTGATACTGATGTTTCTGAAATAGTGAAAATTGGGTCTTTGCCAAGCTTGTTTATTGAAGGCATTTTTACCCATTTTGCCACAGCTGATCAAAAAGATCTCACTTTCGCTCGGCAGCAGCTTAAACGTTTTGAAATTCTCTTTGAAAAGCTCAAGAAAGCGGGACTGAAAATTCCTATTCGGCACGCTGCAAACACTGCAGCCATTTTGCAGTTTCCGGAAGCACATTTTGAACTTGTACGTCCCGGCATCGGTTTATATGGGCTGGTTCCATCGTCTCAAGTGGGAGCTCAGGTTGGCTTGGAACCGGTAATGTCTTGGAAAGCGAAGGTTTCTCATTTTAAAAAGATTAAAACGGGAGAAACGGTGAGTTATGGGCGTACGTTTCAGGCGGCCTACCCAACGGCTGTTGCAACAATTCCTTTGGGATATGCCGATGGATTGCGCAGAGCACTTTCCAATTATGGCGAAATGCTGATTCATGGGCGGCGTTCGACGATGATCGGCCGGATTTGTATGGATCAGACAATGCTTGATGTGACTAAAATCCCAGGCGTAAAAGTTGGCGATGTGGTTACAATTCTGGGGAAAGATGGCTACGAGCAGATTACTGCCACTGAGATGGCCGAATGGCTTGGAACTATTAGTTATGAAATTACTTGTGGGATTTCCCAGCGAGTCCCCAGGATTTATCTGGAGCCAATTGGAAACGATTAGCAGCGGACTTTTTGACGGCGTAATTTATGGGGGAAACTAAGCATGACTGACAACAAGCATAATACTCATAATACCCTCTTCCATTGGAGTAGTTTCAGATTGAAATTAGTCTATGAAGGCTTGGGTATTGGCATTATCACGGGCTTAATCATAGT is a window encoding:
- a CDS encoding TIGR01212 family radical SAM protein (This family includes YhcC from E. coli K-12, an uncharacterized radical SAM protein.); this encodes MQKKRYFTFNEHLRQRFGEKIFKISLDAGFTCPNRDGTLGRQGCIYCSERGSGDFAGRQELSIHHQFCEVKERMKKKWPKAKYLAYFQAFTNTYAPVERLREVYEASLLEEGVVGLSISTRPDCLPEEVLDYLEELNRRTYLWVELGLQSIHDRSLERIARGHDYAQFLRGLDQLQARGIRVCAHIILGLPGESREEMIETALAAAHLPLQGLKIHLLHVLKGTPLASFYRNHPFELMTKEDYVSLVVDMLEILPPEMIIHRLTGDGPPDDLIGPLWSRKKWEVLNAIDAELIRRDTWQGKRFQKQKVIPRDYLAAEERRDTV
- the eam gene encoding glutamate 2,3-aminomutase encodes the protein MAVQLYGELDTNRQFSLRRASELKQKIVPYLEKCLTIPTGFLNAALIQKRREHILNYFNATLQDWEDWHWQLKHRVQSANDLKALFPQLSAEQCAEVEHIGRSFRWAISPYYLSLMDITEPSDPIRLQGLPSLAELSDDFGEEDPMGEALTNPAPCITRRYPDRLIINVTNMCAMYCRHCQRRRNIGETDLHAKMTDLKTALDYIRANPEIRDVLVTGGDALLLNDHTLDWLLSELHSIPHVEIKRLGTRVPVTLPMRINDHLCSILAKYPPIYINTQFNHPQEITEDAKKAADKLIASGVVLGNQAVLLKGINHQPEIMKKLNQELLKIRIRPYYIFHAKNVKGTRHFVPSIKEGLEVMKHLRGYTSGLAVPTYIINAPNGGGKTPILPQYLVSLKENQALLKTWEDKLVQYETP
- a CDS encoding TrkA C-terminal domain-containing protein is translated as MEQARYQEIAMDIAHAIMMGEYHEGEKIHGRSTLAGRYNVSPETVRRAIAILQNVGVVIVNQGVGITVTSKAMAEKFVKSFNQKGEIQIFLEDLKKLMDQRRENDLKIESHLNKLQGYVDRIMSRWLDVGEIEVGKNSPAVGKTLRELRIRERTGTTVIAVVRDGSEQFSPEASFVLRGEDVLLAAGSAEGQMRLQQLIL
- a CDS encoding holo-ACP synthase, translating into MFPGVDIIEIERVAAALARQPGLAERLFTRRELESLSGRGMQSYAARFAAKEAVLKAMGTGLRGMSWHDVEIITSQSGEPLVLLSSQAEIQLKERGGSQVRVSLSHNQTQAIAFAILS
- a CDS encoding bifunctional ADP-dependent NAD(P)H-hydrate dehydratase/NAD(P)H-hydrate epimerase; the encoded protein is MRVVNVEQMRKIEERAIRDYGIPSLLLMENAAWAVVEEVRRCLAPNEGNLSGLRAVILAGKGNNGGDGLAAARHLVLLGMDVSVLLFAKAEELKGDAALNCRLFQGTSGKLFAIEGEKQRLIARYALAQADVIIDALYGIGMRGTLPSLIEDYVNEVNNASACVIAVDIPSGVEADTGNVYRTAIRAQTTVTFGLPKWGLFLGEGPAYCGRVSVDPISIPKAFLEDPGISTYVLTDDRIREMLPVRELKGHKGTHGKGVLIAGSKGMSGAAVLAGRGALRSGIGLLQIVTPLGIAQDVDAGLTEATVWAAPGVDYLNEESWPVILKQAEKAQAIAIGPGLAQNFEFAVVLEEVLRTMNCPIILDADALNLLSEDPSLFEARNGRGPLLLTPHPGEMARLCQCTVFDVERNRLDLALTKAAEWEAVVVLKGSVTIVASPDGRAFFNPTGNPGLGTGGTGDVLTGSILAWLAQGVSPLEAACLGVYLHGKSADDLAKNHGWSGFLASEVADQLPKVRHSLELKMS
- the alr gene encoding alanine racemase; this translates as MVRQAWAEVNLQALKDNYYKLQAYTQSEMMPIVKADAYGHGIIPVVKTLMNCGAKRFGVALLQEALELKAAFPKLDIMVIGAPEIDQWDTYVKEDIIPAIFNFSQARALSEAAVKLGRRARLHLKIDTGMSRIGFRDTDVSEIVKIGSLPSLFIEGIFTHFATADQKDLTFARQQLKRFEILFEKLKKAGLKIPIRHAANTAAILQFPEAHFELVRPGIGLYGLVPSSQVGAQVGLEPVMSWKAKVSHFKKIKTGETVSYGRTFQAAYPTAVATIPLGYADGLRRALSNYGEMLIHGRRSTMIGRICMDQTMLDVTKIPGVKVGDVVTILGKDGYEQITATEMAEWLGTISYEITCGISQRVPRIYLEPIGND